The following proteins are encoded in a genomic region of Papaver somniferum cultivar HN1 unplaced genomic scaffold, ASM357369v1 unplaced-scaffold_10, whole genome shotgun sequence:
- the LOC113326947 gene encoding O-acyltransferase WSD1-like, which produces MEKNNKGVLRWKKVDVRMEDHLIVPTFPIGLSREGYDEHLREYLSKIGCEKFSDEKPLWEVHLVKFPSLNGACTMIFKFSHALGDGYSFIRVFFKCCGRADKSSSPLTFPRLSLMKTQQQYDGYRVIGLGKKLFGLMRKCKNTSYDLMESLLRTTFFEDRLSAIRSETSESMKIELFRPFNIHSVTLSLERVKQVKSKLGATVNDVIVGLLSYIIHLYAVRKTKNMDQYGEDGSKIDSTTCGTNTSMTICVMLNMRIFKRFTNMEDMIRADAWGNHSRLLMIPLPTFPYLEEVNPLDFIIKAKENMDRKKNSMIFYLIDSLLKTAMWIKGQKGIDEMLYYSLKNASTMITSVIGPKEQMAILNHPINSFYYFVSGIPQSVTFTSVSCMEQLKLVVTMEKGFIDSELFISCMDEAFEKIFRAAFGYHPGMDDNQITRKSN; this is translated from the exons ATGGAGAAAAACAATAAAGGTGTTCTCAGATGGAAGAAAGTTGATGTTCGAATGGAAGATCATTTGATCGTTCCAACGTTCCCAATAGGTTTAAGTAGAGAAGGTTACGATGAACACTTGAGAGAATACTTATCAAAAATAGGTTGTGAGAAGTTTTCAGACGAAAAACCGTTATGGGAAGTTCATTTAGTTAAGTTCCCAAGCTTGAATGGTGCTTGTACTATGATCTTTAAGTTTAGTCATGCACTTGGTGATGGTTATTCTTTTATAAGAGTGTTTTTCAAGTGTTGCGGAAGAGCTGATAAGTCTTCATCTCCTCTTACTTTTCCGCGACTGTCATTGATGAAAACACAACAACAATATGATGGTTATCGAGTAATAGGATTGGGGAAGAAGTTGTTCGGGCTGATGCGTAAGTGCAAGAACACATCTTATGACCTCATGGAAAGCTTGCTGAGGACAACATTTTTTGAAGATCGGCTATCTGCAATACGTTCGGAGACGTCAGAAAGTATGAAGATTGAGTTATTCAGACCTTTTAACATCCACTCGGTGACATTATCACTTGAAAGAGTTAAGCAAGTTAAATCCAAGCTTGGAGCG ACGGTAAATGATGTAATCGTTGGATTACTATCGTATATCATTCACTTGTACGCGGTGAGGAAGACAAAGAATATGGATCAGTATGGTGAAGATGGATCAAAGATAGACTCAACTACTTGTGGCACAAATACAAGCATGACTATATGTGTCATGCTAAACATGAGAATATTTAAGCGATTTACGAACATGGAAGATATGATAAGGGCGGATGCATGGGGTAACCATTCTAGACTCTTGATGATACCATTACCGACTTTTCCATATCTTGAGGAAGTTAACCCTCTTGATTTTATAATCAAAGCGAAAGAGAATATGGACAGAAAGAAGAATTCCATGATTTTTTATCTTATTGATTCACTTCTAAAGACTGCAATGTGGATTAAGGGGCAAAAG GGGATAGATGAAATGTTGTATTACAGCCTTAAGAATGCAAGCACAATGATAACAAGTGTGATAGGTCCAAAAGAGCAGATGGCTATCTTGAATCATCCTATTAACAGTTTTTATTACTTCGTCTCCGGTATACCTCAG AGTGTAACATTCACATCAGTGAGCTGCATGGAACAATTGAAGCTTGTGGTAACAATGGAAAAGGGTTTCATTGATTCAGAACTTTTCATTTCATGTATGGATGAAGCCTTTGAAAAGATTTTTCGAGCCGCATTCGGATATCACCCAGGCATGGACGACAACCAGATCACGAGAAAATCCAATTAA
- the LOC113326516 gene encoding uncharacterized protein LOC113326516: MATRTGHLMHKLVSPQQVAYVNGRCIQDQIMLASEMVNEMVKKRRCGNVGLKLDISQAYDSSARISVMVDGGPCGFFSVGRGLRKGDPLSHILFVLLEEALSRRLTQMVEAGLIFPMVVRKGIRPTHLLFADDVFIFCNDAKKRILNLMKFLEDYQKSSGQIINKHKSKMFIDGGAELRKSQLKQMIQMEKTVFPDKYLGVILYVGRVKVSTVWPMVELMQKKLATLKGLKWAWEALKEDVRWRIGDGKQIYVWFDNWIEEGTLIDKIGYTSFVNDNIHLKISDIIADGVWYLPTELQQTISNGQLPEICGGADVLIWTRNLKRKFSMPEALNKIRDKEQENKKFFDNIKPNAKAFKCRILKLVNEGGLRMTGTKWNQTYDNEIITRFDLGPRYSKFQVIKRFQWSPPEIGFVMFCCNGSSFGNPGAAGFGIVVRNLDCQVVATLSGGIGIASNYLAETYGVINAMELAVQWELQNIIIVSDSKTVIVEFIQGNVPWFIKGRWLKAIKQFKQIKYMQLQGGQFLC; this comes from the exons ATGGCAACAAGAACGGGACATCTTATGCACAAACTAGTTTCTCCTCAACAAGTTGCTTATGTCAATGGTAGATGTATTCAAGATCAGATTATGCTTGCTTCTGAAATGGTAAATGAGATGGTAAAAAAGAGAAGATGTGGCAATGTGGGGCTTaagcttgatatttctcaagcttaTGATTCA TCTGCAAGAATTTCTGTGATGGTTGATGGGGGTCCCTGTGGTTTCTTCTCAGTAGGCAGGGGATTGAGAAAAGGGGATCCCTTGTCtcacattctttttgtattactggAGGAAGCATTAAGTAGAAGATTAACTCAGATGGTGGAAGCAGGCTTAATATTTCCAATGGTTGTAAGAAAGGGTATTCGTCCAACTCATTTACtatttgcagatgatgttttcaTTTTCTGTAATGATGCAAAGAAGAGAATTCTAAACTTGATGAAGTTTCTTGAAGATTATCAAAAGAGTTCTGGTCAGATAATAAATAAAcataaaagtaaaatgttcattGATGGTGGTGCTGAACTGAGAAAAAGTCAACTTAAACAAATGATTCAAATGGAAAAAACTGTATTCCCAGATAAATATCTTGGGGTTATTCTATATGTTGGAAGGGTAAAAGTCTCAACAGTATGGCCAATGGTAGAACTGATGCAGAAGAAACTTGCTACATTGAAAG GTTTGAAATGGGCCTGGGAAGCCCTCAAGGAAGATGTTAGATGGAGAATTGGTGATGGTAAACAAATATATGTCTGGTTTGATAATTGGATTGAGGAAGGCACATTAATAGATAAAATTGGTTATACATCTTTTGTAAATGACAATATCCACTTGAAAATTTCTGATATCATAGCTGATGGTGTTTGGTATCTGCCAACTGAGCTTCAACAGACAATTTCAAATGGGCAATTACCTGAAATTTGTGGAGGAGCAGATGTCTTAATATGGACAAGAAACTTAAAACGTAAATTTTCTATGCCTGAAGCTTTAAATAAAATTAGAGATAAAGAACAGGAA AACAAGAAATTCTTTGATAATATAAAGCCAAATGCTAAGGCTTTTAAATGCAGAATTCTCAAGTTAGTGAATGAAGGAGGCTTAAGAATGACAGGAACCAAATGGAATCAAACTTATGATAATGAAATAATAACAAGATTTGATTTGGGACCTAGATATTCTAAATTTCAGGTCATTAAAAGATTCCAATGGAGTCCACCTGAAATTGGTTTTGTAATGTTCTGCTGTAATGGTTCTTCATTTGGGAATCCTGGTGCAGCAGGCTTTGGAATTGTTGTAAGAAACTTAGATTGTCAGGTGGTTGCTACTTTATCTGGAGGTATTGGGATTGCTTCAAATTATCTAGCTGAAACTTATGGTGTCATAAATGCAATGGAATTAGCAGTACAATGGGAGCTGCAGAACATCATAATTGTGTCAGACTCAAAAACAGTAATTGTAGAGTTTATTCAAGGAAATGTTCCCTGGTTTATTAAAGGAAGATGGTTGAAAGCTATTAAGCAGTTTAAGCAAATAAAATATATGCAGTTACAGGGAGGTCAATTTCTCTGCTGA